Proteins from a genomic interval of Fusarium oxysporum Fo47 chromosome I, complete sequence:
- a CDS encoding WD40-repeat-containing domain protein: MAPVLRARQSLSKDKFSSYFGNLRSQPYNDPNNSRGSNPHSLRCIAWNPLGTLVATGSSEKTLRVWNPEKPHVKFSTELKGHSASVEKVAFNPTKDAELCSVSSDGVVKFWDVRTKACFNEVKGLGDAFTLVWAPDGNTLLVGNKADTIFVLSPSQSTPLSTHQQSVQTNQIAFCWSGEKIFLTTAEGRIRVLSYPGFEPVLQSKHGEETGEFELNGHTSSCLTADLQPTGRYLATGGSDSIIALWDTTDWICQRTITRMVGPVKSLSFTFDGSFVVGGSDEGSGLEVSHVETGEHVHTFKTAGACPVVAWAPTRYCLAYSDLGILRIVGVDVDRK; encoded by the exons ATGGCACCGGTCCTTCGAGCAAGACAGAGCTTATCAAAGGATAAGTTCTCTAGTTACTTTGGCAACCTCAGAAGTCAGCCCTACAACGACCCCAATAACTCGCGGGGCTCGAATCCCCATAG CTTGCGATGCATTGCGTGGAATCCGCTTGGGACTCTAGTAGCAACGGGGTCGTCAGAGAAAACCCTCAGAGTGT GGAATCCTGAAAAGCCTCATGTGAAGTTTTCGACGGAGCTCAAGGGCCACTCGGCATCTGTTGAGAAGGTCGCATTCAACCCAACAAAAGATGCAGAGCTTTGCAGTGTGAGCAGTGACGGCGTGGTCAAGTTCTGGGACGTGAGGACAAAAGCATGCTTCAACGAGGTCAAAGGACTTGGGGACGCTTTTACTCTTGTCTGGGCACCAGATGGGAACACGCTTCTCGTTGGGAACAAGGCAGATACCATCTTCGTTCTGTCGCCATCTCAGTCGACGCCTCTCAGCACGCATCAGCAGTCCGTGCAGACCAACCAGATCGCATTCTGCTGGAGCGGTGAGAAGATCTTCCTCACGACAGCAGAAGGACGTATCCGAGTCTTGTCGTACCCTGGATTTGAACCTGTATTACAGAGCAAACATGGAGAAGAGACGGGCGAGTTTGAGCTCAATGGACATACTTCTTCGTGTCTGACTGCTGATCTACAGCCTACGGGGCGGTATCTGGCAACGGGAGGCTCAGACTCAATTATTGCGTTGTGGGATACAACAGACTGGATCTGCCAGCGAACAATTACGAGGATGGTCGGGCCAGTGAAGAGCCTCA GCTTTACGTTCGATGGTAGTTTTGTTGTCGGTGGAAGTGATGAAG GATCTGGCCTGGAAGTATCGCATGTCGAGACGGGAGAGCATGTCCACACGTTCAAGACAGCGGGTGCTTGTCCAGTAGTTGCTTGGGCTCCAACACGGTATTGCCTTGCATATAGTGATTTGGGCATTTTGCGGATCGTGGGCGTCGATGTTGACAGGAAATAG